A single Augochlora pura isolate Apur16 chromosome 2, APUR_v2.2.1, whole genome shotgun sequence DNA region contains:
- the Ugalt gene encoding UDP-galactose transporter isoform X1: MGLYFLLCRYLVLFIYTLFEILFIENNQALKYVSLITLTLQNALVGLSMRYARTRSGDLFLSSTAVVMAEVVKLLTCLILVLWEEKTVAKFCESLKVTIIKQPVDTLKVCVPSLVYIIQNNLLYVSASNLDAATYQVTYQLKILTTAFFAVVILRKSLRNIQWGAVILLVIGVILVQLAQTSESALPSGIEQNRILGFSAALSACFLSGFAGIYFEKILKDSDISVWMRNVQLSFLSLPFGLITSFINDGSTIQKQGFFFGYDLFVCYLVVLQAGGGLIVAMVVKYADNILKGFATSLAIIISCIASIYLFDFNLTLQFAVGGILVICSIFLYGHQPKPTLIDRHSPTQRA, encoded by the exons ATGggactatattttttattatgcaggtatttagtattattcatttatactttatttgaaattttatttatagaaaacaaTCAGGCATTAAAATATGTTAGTTTAATTACTCTCACATTACAAAATGCCCTTGTTGGGCTTAGTATGCGATATGCGCGTACTAGATCAGGGGACCTGTTTTTATCTTCAACAg cTGTTGTTATGGCAGAGGTTGTTAAACTTTTAACATGCTTAATATTAGTTCTCTGGGAAGAAAAAACTGTTGCGAAATTCTGTGAATCCCTGaaagtaacaattataaaacaacCTGTTGACACTTTAAAAGTCTGTGTGCCATCTCTAGTATATATCATACAAAATAATCTCCTATATGTGTCAGCATCTAATTTAGATGCAGCAACTTATCAG GTGACATACCAACTAAAAATTTTGACGACAGCATTTTTTGCTGTAGTAATATTAAGAAAGTCTTTGAGGAACATTCAATGGGGAgctgtaatattattagtaataggTGTAATATTAGTGCAGTTAGCTCAAACTTCAGAAAGTGCTCTACCATCTGGAATAGAACAGAATCGTATATTAGGATTCTCTGCTGCACTAAGCGCATGCTTTTTATCAGGTTTTGCTGGTATATACTTTGAAAAAATACTTAAAGATTCAGATATTTCAGTATGGATGAGAAATGTACAATTAAGTTTTCTATCACTACCGTTTGGATTAATTACAAGCTTCATAAATGATGGTAGTACAATACAGAAACAAGGTTTCTTCTTTGGATATGATTTATTTGTATGTTATTTAGTTGTTCTTCAAGCAGGTGGAGGTCTTATTGTTGCCATGGTAGTTAAGTATGCTGACAATATACTCAAAGGTTTCGCCACATCtttagcaattattatttcctgcATAGCATCTATATATCTTTTTGACTTCAATTTGACTCTGCAGTTTGCAGTAGGTGGCATTTTAgtaatttgttcaatttttctgtacgGGCACCAACCAAAACCAACACTCATTGACAGACATTCTCCAACCCAGAGAGCTTGA
- the LOC144473092 gene encoding uncharacterized protein LOC144473092, producing the protein MDSARKNEKRKSFAVSGLKRLNNNNINPICKKKFNKLNNHSRENVLECHELSNENNIEVKETNNLENGMKPWMIQNFKPCMSKVTRGFKRMLYKFKMQINRKLLKHMRKEILNQTDADDVVYIIGRIINKMKEELYDQERILAISYSQQLLKYNFKSCCYKSASTNENNLRLQTELSLHEESLDSISELENDMNSYNTPVKIKHKKNERNLSVGNRSTTTAVVEINKVDSGNKPNWDAILKRNWKHPTEIGTTIETNFTETDQYPIEIDKCLLENRPRSMEIQYLESDPDSDEFCSCPTVNLSPKNVEDMCIVRIHSKSIRRHGRMDRKIFMDCKVELDRLNI; encoded by the exons ATGGATTCTGCACGCAA aaatgaaaagagaaagagcttTGCTGTGTCTGGATTGAAGagattgaataataataatataaatcctATTTGTAAGaagaaatttaacaaattaaataatcattcaCGTGAAAATGTATTGGAATGTCACGAattatcaaatgaaaataatatagaagtgAAAGAGACAAATAACTTAGAAAATGGAATGAAACCATGGATGATTCAAAATTTTAAGCCCTGCATGTCAAAGGTAACCAGAGGATTTAAGCggatgttatataaatttaagatGCAAATAAACCGTAAGCTCCTAAAACATATGAGgaaggaaatattaaatcagaCTGATGCTGACGATGTGGTATACATTATTGGTCGCATCattaacaaaatgaaagaagaacTATATGACCAAGAAAGGATATTAGCAATATCCTATAGTCAACAACtgctaaaatataattttaaatcatgTTGTTATAAGTCTGCTAGTACCAATGAGAATAATTTACGGTTACAAACTGAACTATCATTGCATGAAGAGTCATTGGATAGCATATCTGAATTGGAAAATGATATGAATTCTTACAACACACCTGTAAAAATAAagcataaaaaaaatgaaagaaatttatcaGTAGGAAATAGGTCCACTACTACTGCTgtagttgaaattaataaggtTGATTCAGGAAACAAACCAAATTGGGATGCTATTTTga AAAGAAATTGGAAACATCCTACAGAAATTGGTACTACCATAGAAACCAATTTCACTGAAACGGACCAGTACCCTATTGAAATTGACAAATGTTTATTAGAAAACAGACCAAGATCAATGGAAATACAGTATTTAGAATCAGATCCTGACAGTGATGAATTTTGTTCATGTCCTACAGTAAATTTGTCTCCTAAG AATGTGGAGGACATGTGTATCGTACGTATACATTCGAAAAGTATAAGAAGGCATGGACGTATGGATAGGAAGATATTTATGGATTGCAAAGTAGAACTAGATAGGCTTAACATATAG
- the LOC144475604 gene encoding ras-like protein family member 10B: MDRSWKENDSLLAQSLHANRRLLELDLDYLERRGGETITCENAESGSKEEESPADTLDRVKVVFLGAPGVGKSSIIRQFVWSEFSEEYKPTERRETFYPSVVLADRLYELKITDLPTIPYFPVSSHLEWTDFRYCGLRSANAYVLVFDLSNQETFQYIRTLREQIYEGREMRGVPLLVVGNKQDELSPAVASGSRYRDIVNLVRKHWQCGYVECSARFNCRVVQVFRELMKNIQAVEGRPPSPSSAPLQPLRAHPHDTGEKCILL; encoded by the exons ATGGATCGTTCCTGGAAAGAAAACGATTCACTTTTGGCGCAATCTTTACACGCAAATAGACGATTATTAG AGCTCGACCTGGACTATTTGGAAAGGAGAGGAGGCGAGACAATAACCTGCGAAAACGCTGAAAGCGGatcgaaagaagaagaaagccCCGCAGACACTCTGGACCGTGTTAAAGTCGTGTTTCTCGGTGCACCTGGGGTGGGCAAGTCTAGCATCATTAGG CAATTCGTGTGGAGCGAATTTTCCGAGGAATACAAGCCAACCGAGCGCAGGGAGACCTTCTATCCGAGTGTAGTACTCGCCGACCGATTGTACGAGCTAAAAATCACGGATCTGCCGACGATCCCGTATTTTCCGGTCAGTTCGCACCTCGAATGGACCGACTTCCGTTATTGCGGCCTGCGAAGTGCGAACGCTTACGTACTTGTATTCGACCTCAGCAATCAGGAGACATTTCAG TATATTAGAACGTTGCGAGAGCAAATTTACGAAGGCCGAGAAATGAGGGGTGTGCCGTTATTAGTAGTCGGAAACAAGCAAGACGAATTATCGCCTGCAGTTGCTTCCGGAAGTAGGTACAGGGACATCGTCAATCTTGTCCGGAAGCACTGGCAATGTGGCTACGTCGAGTGCAGTGCCAGATTTAACTGTCGTGTTGTTCAG GTGTTTCGAGAATTAATGAAGAACATCCAAGCAGTCGAAGGTAGACCACCCTCGCCGTCGTCTGCACCCTTGCAGCCTTTACGTGCGCATCCCCACGACACCGGAGAAAAGTGCATTCTTCTCTGA
- the Orco gene encoding odorant receptor co-receptor, whose protein sequence is MMNFKQQGLVADLAPNITLMKVSGHFLFNYYNDSSSKFVHKIFCIVHLVLLLVQFILCGINLMLESDDVDVLTANTITMLFFTHTIVKMVYFAVRTKLFYRTFGIWNNPNSHPLFAESNARYHQLAVKKMRILLMAVMGATVLSAVSWTTITFIGDSVKKVTDPVTNETSFVEVPRLMLYSWYPYNPSHGMAHILTLIFQFYFLLFSMLDANLFDSLFCSFLLFACEQIQHLKNIMKPLMEFSATLDTVVPNSGELFKASSAKQVADIDAPPPVTPSNNDSMLDMDLRRIYNNRQDFAATFRGNAGGQYNGTIGPNGLTKNQEMLVRSAIKYWVERHKHIVRLVTAVGDAYGIALLLHMLATTITLTLLAYQATKINGINVYSASVIGYLLYSLGQVFMLCIFGNRLIEESSSVMEAAYSCHWYDGSEEAKTFVQIVCQQCQKAMSISGAKFFTVSLDLFASVLGAMVTYFMVLVQLK, encoded by the exons ATGATGAATTTCAAGCAGCAGGGGCTGGTCGCCGACCTGGCACCGAACATCACGTTAATGAAAGTTAGCGGTCACTTTCTGTTCAATTACTACAACGACAGTTCCTCGAAATTCGTACACAAAATCTTCTGCATT GTCCACCTCGTCCTGCTTCTCGTTCAGTTCATACTCTGCGGTATCAACCTCATGCTCGAGAGCGACGACGTCGATGTACTGACAGCGAACACGATCACGATGCTCTTCTTTACGCACACGATTGTCAAGATGGTTTATTTCGCGGTTAGGACCAAGCTATTTTACAGAACATTCGGCATCTGGAACAATCCCAACAGCCACCCTCTGTTCGCCGAGAGCAACGCTCGGTATCATCAGCTGGCTGTAAAGAAGATGAGAATACTGTTGATGGCTGTCATGGGCGCGACGGTGTTGTCCGCGGTTTCATGGACCACTATCACGTTCATCGGTGATTCGGTGAAGAAGGTCACCGATCCTGTCACCAACGAAACCTCCTTCGTCGAG GTGCCAAGACTCATGCTTTACTCTTGGTACCCGTACAATCCCAGCCACGGAATGGCGCACATACTGACGCTTATATTCCAATTCTACTTTCTCCTATTCTCCATGTTGGACGCGAATCTTTTCGACTCGCTTTTCTGCTCGTTCCTTCTGTTCGCCTGCGAGCAAATCCAGCACCTGAAAAACATCATGAAGCCGTTGATGGAGTTCAGCGCAACTTTGGACACTGTCGTGCCGAACAGCGGCGAATTGTTCAAA gCTAGCAGTGCGAAACAGGTGGCGGATATCGATGCGCCGCCACCGGTCACACCATCGAATAATGACAGTATGTTGGACATGGATCTCCGAAGGATTTATAACAATCGGCAAGATTTCGCGGCGACTTTCCGAGGAAATGCTGGTGGACAGTATAACGGAACGATCGGGCCGAACGGATTGACGAAAAATCAAGAAATGCTGGTCCGAAGCGCAATCAAATATTGGGTGGAGAGGCACAAGCACATCGTGAG GCTGGTTACTGCAGTTGGAGACGCGTACGGTATCGCTTTACTGCTGCACATGTTGGCAACCACCATCACATTAACATTGCTGGCTTACCAAGCTACCAAA ATCAATGGAATTAACGTGTACTCGGCCTCGGTAATCGGATATTTGCTCTACTCTCTCGGTCAGGTATTCATGCTCTGCATATTTGGGAACCGTCTAATTGAAGAG AGCTCATCGGTGATGGAAGCTGCTTACTCGTGTCATTGGTATGACGGTTCAGAAGAAGCTAAAACGTTCGTACAAATAGTGTGTCAGCAGTGTCAGAAAGCGATGTCAATTTCGGGGGCGAAGTTCTTCACGGTGTCCCTAGATCTCTTTGCTTCG GTATTGGGAGCTATGGTGACCTACTTCATGGTGTTGGTGCAACTGAAGTGA
- the Ugalt gene encoding UDP-galactose transporter isoform X2, translated as MINPLQKNNQALKYVSLITLTLQNALVGLSMRYARTRSGDLFLSSTAVVMAEVVKLLTCLILVLWEEKTVAKFCESLKVTIIKQPVDTLKVCVPSLVYIIQNNLLYVSASNLDAATYQVTYQLKILTTAFFAVVILRKSLRNIQWGAVILLVIGVILVQLAQTSESALPSGIEQNRILGFSAALSACFLSGFAGIYFEKILKDSDISVWMRNVQLSFLSLPFGLITSFINDGSTIQKQGFFFGYDLFVCYLVVLQAGGGLIVAMVVKYADNILKGFATSLAIIISCIASIYLFDFNLTLQFAVGGILVICSIFLYGHQPKPTLIDRHSPTQRA; from the exons ATGATAAATCCACTGCAAA aaaacaaTCAGGCATTAAAATATGTTAGTTTAATTACTCTCACATTACAAAATGCCCTTGTTGGGCTTAGTATGCGATATGCGCGTACTAGATCAGGGGACCTGTTTTTATCTTCAACAg cTGTTGTTATGGCAGAGGTTGTTAAACTTTTAACATGCTTAATATTAGTTCTCTGGGAAGAAAAAACTGTTGCGAAATTCTGTGAATCCCTGaaagtaacaattataaaacaacCTGTTGACACTTTAAAAGTCTGTGTGCCATCTCTAGTATATATCATACAAAATAATCTCCTATATGTGTCAGCATCTAATTTAGATGCAGCAACTTATCAG GTGACATACCAACTAAAAATTTTGACGACAGCATTTTTTGCTGTAGTAATATTAAGAAAGTCTTTGAGGAACATTCAATGGGGAgctgtaatattattagtaataggTGTAATATTAGTGCAGTTAGCTCAAACTTCAGAAAGTGCTCTACCATCTGGAATAGAACAGAATCGTATATTAGGATTCTCTGCTGCACTAAGCGCATGCTTTTTATCAGGTTTTGCTGGTATATACTTTGAAAAAATACTTAAAGATTCAGATATTTCAGTATGGATGAGAAATGTACAATTAAGTTTTCTATCACTACCGTTTGGATTAATTACAAGCTTCATAAATGATGGTAGTACAATACAGAAACAAGGTTTCTTCTTTGGATATGATTTATTTGTATGTTATTTAGTTGTTCTTCAAGCAGGTGGAGGTCTTATTGTTGCCATGGTAGTTAAGTATGCTGACAATATACTCAAAGGTTTCGCCACATCtttagcaattattatttcctgcATAGCATCTATATATCTTTTTGACTTCAATTTGACTCTGCAGTTTGCAGTAGGTGGCATTTTAgtaatttgttcaatttttctgtacgGGCACCAACCAAAACCAACACTCATTGACAGACATTCTCCAACCCAGAGAGCTTGA
- the LOC144478227 gene encoding putative citrate synthase 2, mitochondrial, with product MYQITRGWMNVPTTIMFTRPHSNSNFGGRRQALTVSRTRGAPSANKDLKQALWEKIPIHYDLLRNFRQHYGSSVVSHITVEDIYQGLNGVKTIVRETSETDPKHGIKFRGLTLPEVVTLLPRQGKSPSAESVFWLLLTGDVPTHEQTASLIADWSIRRQRNKYWWSGPGGGIIGSILRTLPKTVSPLGKLSVALTVFDSGKHMKEALKNRTSSYRYWEYTYEDSMELLATLPAIVGLIAKGEGLNDVKEDGDWVQFLMECLSDAYGITENNRKTILDFLRLYVTLNADEDGGIPAIHVTEILNACQLDVNQALAAGILAYNDEPKSGTMSQYMEFQSKIQALLGRESKEENIQNYVTLLAKDKLIGCKETNVPDPRYTALLHYVMENIPDNSGVNLSRTITRILTTMMKTAKGKTYHPEQTSIVAPVFRACGLKDMNINQLLLCVSRALGATASSIWARAVNAPAEHPASISTHSYLESIKGFRPKRKRGKHVKDSQK from the exons ATGTATCAGATTACGAGAGGATGGATGAACGTACCGACGACAATTATGTTTACCAGGCCGCACAGCAATAGTAATTTCGGAGGACGACGACAGGCATTGACG GTAAGCAGAACAAGAGGTGCGCCCAGTGCAAATAAAGACTTAAAGCAGGCCCTGTGGGAAAAGATACCTATTCACTATGATCTACTAAGGAATTTTCGTCAACATTATGGATCCTCCGTAGTCAGTCACATCACCGTAGAAGATATATACCAGGGCTTGAATGGCGTGAAAACGATTGTTAGGGAAACCTCGGAAACTGATCCGAAACATGGA ATCAAGTTCAGAGGGTTGACGCTGCCGGAAGTGGTGACTTTGCTACCACGCCAAGGGAAGTCGCCGAGCGCGGAATCTGTATTTTGGTTGCTGCTTACCGGCGACGTGCCCACGCATGAACAAACGGCTTCGCTAATCGCAGATTGGTCGATACGACGCCAAAGAAATAAGTATTGGTGGTCTGGTCCAGGTGGAGGAATTATTGGTTCTATCCTTCGAACCCTTCCGAAAACAGTTTCACCTCTGGGGAAGTTATCGGTGGCTCTCACCGTTTTCGATTCAGGAAAACATATGAAGGAagctttgaaaaatcgaacgtCGAGTTACAGGTATTGGGAA TACACGTATGAAGATAGCATGGAATTGCTAGCTACGTTGCCCGCAATTGTTGGGCTGATTGCCAAAGGCGAAGGGCTGAACGACGTCAAAGAAGATGGAGATTGGGTGCAATTTCTAATGGAATGTTTAAGCGATGCGTACGGGATCACGGAAAATAATAGGAAGACGATCTTAGATTTCCTTCGATTGTATGTCACCTTGAATGC GGACGAAGATGGAGGCATTCCTGCTATTCATGTCACAGAAATACTTAATGCGTGCCAGTTGGATGTAAACCAAGCATTAGCTGCTGGGATTTTAGCGTATAATGATGAGCCGAAGAGCGGCACTATGTCACAA TACATGGAGTTTCAATCGAAAATACAAGCCCTTCTCGGCCGAGAATCAAAAGAAGAGAACATACAAAATTACGTGACTTTACTAGCTAAGGACAAATTAATTGGTTGCAAGGAAACGAATGTACCTGATCCACGATACACTGCACTTTTGCATTATGTCATGGAAAATATACCCGATAATTCCGGTGTAAAT TTGTCTCGAACTATTACACGGATACTAACTACAATGATGAAAACTGCTAAAGGAAAAACATATCATCCGGAACAGACCAGTATTGTGGCACCGGTTTTTCGG GCCTGCGGATTAAAAGACATGAACatcaatcaattattattgtgcGTGTCGAGAGCACTAGGTGCAACAGCATCTAGTATTTGGGCAAGAGCTGTTAATGCACCGGCTGAACATCCAGCTTCAATATCCACGCACAGTTATTTAGAATCGATAAAAGGATTTCGTCCGAAAAGAAAACGCGGGAAACACGTCAAAGATTCTCAAAAATAA